A single window of Mugil cephalus isolate CIBA_MC_2020 chromosome 1, CIBA_Mcephalus_1.1, whole genome shotgun sequence DNA harbors:
- the LOC125012890 gene encoding glyoxal reductase-like codes for MSTSSTPSVLLNTGAQMPLLGLGTYKLQAPEEVNRAVDAALAAGYRAFDTAAVYQNEAALGRALRELLPKHGLTREDVFIISKLHPKDQGEKAMEGALLSLSQLDMSYIDLYLIHWPGTQGLEVTDPCNSVNRAKSWASLEELHGQGKLKAIGVSNYTPAHMKELMQSCKVRPALHQVEFHPRLCQAEMRRLCKEYGVCFQAYSSMGKGDLVTNPVVMEVAQSCQRTPAQVLLRWAVQQGVPVLPKSSNPERIEGNAKIFDFTLSDTDMDRLSALDCGHKYCRDSSEVV; via the exons ATGTCTACCTCCTCCACCCCTTCCGTCCTCCTGAATACAGGGGCCCAGATGCCCCTCTTGGGTTTGGGGACCTATAAGTTGCAGGCTCCTGAGGAAGTAAACCGGGCTGTGGACGCCGCCCTGGCTGCTGGTTACCGGGCCTTTGACACCGCTGCTGTATATCAGAACGAAGCTGCCTTGGGCCGAGCCCTGCGGGAGCTCCTGCCCAAACATGGCTTAACCAGAGAAGATGTGTTCATAATAAG TAAGCTGCATCCTAAGGATCAGGGTGAAAAGGCCATGGAAGGAGCCCTCCTCAGCCTGTCTCAGCTGGACATGAGCTATATTGACCTTTACCTGATCCATTGGCCTGGCACGCAGGGTCTGGAAGTGACTGATCCATGCAACTCAG TAAATCGAGCTAAGAGTTGGGCCTCACTGGAGGAGCTGCATGGCCAGGGGAAGCTCAAGGCCATAGGAGTGTCCAACTACACACCAGCACACATGAAAGAACTGATGCAGAGCTGCAAAGTCCGTCCTGCTCTTCATCAG GTGGAGTTTCACCCACGACTGTGCCAGGCAGAGATGAGGAGGCTTTGTAAGGAGTATGGAGTGTGTTTCCAAGCGTATTCCTCCATGGGGAAAGGAGACCTGGTCACCAACCCTGTCGTCATGGAGGTTGCACAGAGCTGCCAGCGTACACCTGCACAG GTCCTGTTGCGCTGGGCGGTGCAGCAGGGCGTCCCAGTGCTGCCCAAGTCGTCAAATCCAGAGAGAATCGAGGGGAACGCAAAGATCTTTGACTTCACACTGAGTGACACGGACATGGACAGACTCTCGGCTTTGGACTGCGGACACAAGTACTGCCGGGATTCTTCAGAGGTGGTTTGA
- the badb gene encoding BCL2 associated agonist of cell death b isoform X2: protein MAANFTISDSDSEPSEVVEEETKQPSAGQEEHVFNRSSLTLPELRGPGAGRIRLNSESHASTVSRDEELQARGEEEAGTPTDGAPFRGRSKSAPPALWAAKKYGRQLRRMSDEFDSLLDKGEMRRVRSAGTTKQMHHSKSWWSYLFSHQETEGENNHHENHNHRTE from the exons ATGGCTGCAAACTTCACTATTTCAGACAGCGATTCAGAGCCATCGGAGGTAGTGGAAGAAGAAACCAAGCAACCGTCTGCAGGACAAGAGGAGCACGTCTTCAACCGCAGCAGCCTCACCCTGCCCGAGCTCAGAGGACCAG GGGCCGGTCGCATCAGGCTGAACTCGGAGTCCCACGCGTCCACGGTCTCCAGGGACGAGGAGCTCCAGGccaggggagaggaggaggccggcACGCCTACCGACGGAGCTCCGTTCAGGGGTCGGTCCAAGTCGGCTCCTCCCGCCCTGTGGGCCGCCAAGAAGTACGGCCGGCAGCTTCGGAGGATGAGCGACGAGTTCGACAGTCTGCTAGATAAAGGG gagatgaggagggtgaggagcgCCGGGACAACCAAACAGATGCACCACTCTAAAAGCTGGTGGAGCTACCTCTTTAGTCACCAGGAGACAGAAGGCGAGAATAACCACCACGAGAACCACAACCACCGCACTGAGTAG
- the LOC125012861 gene encoding uncharacterized oxidoreductase YtbE-like, translating to MSTSSTPSVPLNTGAQMPLLGLGTYKLHGPEEVHRAVDAALVAGYRAFDTAAVYRNEAYLGRALRELLPKHGLTREDVFITSKLGPKDQGEKAMEGALHSLSQLDLGYIDLYLIHWPGTQGLVVTDPRNPGNRAKSWASLEELHGQGKLKAIGVSNYTPAHMKELMQSCKVRPALHQVEFHPRLCQAEMRRLCKEYGVCFQAYSSIGQGDLVTNPVVMEVAQSCQRTPAQVLLRWAVQQGVPVLPKSSNPDRIEGNAKIFDFTLSDTDMDRLSALDCGHKYCWDPSGVA from the exons ATGTCTACCTCCTCCACCCCTTCCGTCCCCCTGAATACAGGGGCCCAGATGCCCCTCTTGGGTTTGGGGACCTACAAGTTGCATGGTCCTGAGGAGGTGCATCGGGCGGTGGACGCCGCCCTGGTTGCTGGTTACCGGGCCTTTGACACTGCAGCTGTCTATCGGAATGAAGCTTATTTGGGCCGAGCCCTGCGGGAGCTCCTGCCCAAACATGGCTTAACCAGAGAAGATGTGTTCATAACAAG CAAGCTGGGCCCTAAGGATCAGGGTGAAAAGGCCATGGAAGGAGCCCTCCACAGCCTGTCTCAGCTGGACCTGGGCTATATTGACCTTTACCTGATCCACTGGCCTGGCACGCAGGGTCTGGTAGTGACTGATCCACGCAACCCAG GAAATCGAGCTAAGAGTTGGGCCTCACTGGAGGAGCTGCATGGCCAGGGGAAGCTCAAGGCCATAGGAGTGTCCAACTACACACCAGCACACATGAAAGAACTGATGCAGAGCTGCAAAGTCCGTCCTGCTCTTCATCAG GTAGAGTTTCACCCACGGCTGTGCCAGGCAGAGATGAGGAGGCTTTGTAAGGAGTATGGAGTGTGTTTCCAAGCGTATTCCTCTATAGGTCAAGGAGACCTGGTCACCAACCCTGTCGTCATGGAGGTTGCACAGAGCTGCCAGCGTACACCTGCACAG GTCCTGTTGCGCTGGGCGGTGCAGCAGGGCGTCCCAGTGCTGCCCAAGTCGTCAAATCCAGACAGAATCGAGGGGAACGCAAAGATCTTTGACTTCACACTGAgtgacacagacatggacaGACTCTCGGCTTTGGACTGTGGACACAAGTACTGCTGGGATCCTTCAGGGGTGGCCTGA
- the badb gene encoding BCL2 associated agonist of cell death b isoform X1, whose protein sequence is MAANFTISDSDSEPSEVVEEETKQPSAGQEEHVFNRSSLTLPELRGPVGAGRIRLNSESHASTVSRDEELQARGEEEAGTPTDGAPFRGRSKSAPPALWAAKKYGRQLRRMSDEFDSLLDKGEMRRVRSAGTTKQMHHSKSWWSYLFSHQETEGENNHHENHNHRTE, encoded by the exons ATGGCTGCAAACTTCACTATTTCAGACAGCGATTCAGAGCCATCGGAGGTAGTGGAAGAAGAAACCAAGCAACCGTCTGCAGGACAAGAGGAGCACGTCTTCAACCGCAGCAGCCTCACCCTGCCCGAGCTCAGAGGACCAG TAGGGGCCGGTCGCATCAGGCTGAACTCGGAGTCCCACGCGTCCACGGTCTCCAGGGACGAGGAGCTCCAGGccaggggagaggaggaggccggcACGCCTACCGACGGAGCTCCGTTCAGGGGTCGGTCCAAGTCGGCTCCTCCCGCCCTGTGGGCCGCCAAGAAGTACGGCCGGCAGCTTCGGAGGATGAGCGACGAGTTCGACAGTCTGCTAGATAAAGGG gagatgaggagggtgaggagcgCCGGGACAACCAAACAGATGCACCACTCTAAAAGCTGGTGGAGCTACCTCTTTAGTCACCAGGAGACAGAAGGCGAGAATAACCACCACGAGAACCACAACCACCGCACTGAGTAG